The following are from one region of the Haloactinomyces albus genome:
- a CDS encoding YceI family protein, with the protein MIFDREASGTQDVAQDAGAVTASLQSVHEWPLPEAVLTVTDAKGVQVARVQADDAGVVTTPGLSPGNYTAIVTALGYQPLARTAVVPQGRVAELGVLHLERVGGADLPAAGVWRIDPVHSSIRATVQHLGIGSIHGRLNEFGGEVRVGDPIESSNVDVRIEAASVDTANAARDEHLRNADFLDVERYPTITFVSTGLTPRGDNRWDLDGELTLCGVTRQVRLDTRFTGVGSDPWGGTRASATATTRLRRDDFAMNFNQALSTGIAAIGTTLRIDIDIQAVHQE; encoded by the coding sequence ATGATTTTCGACCGGGAGGCGTCCGGAACGCAGGATGTGGCCCAGGACGCCGGTGCGGTCACGGCAAGTCTGCAGTCGGTACACGAATGGCCCTTGCCGGAAGCGGTGCTGACCGTGACCGACGCCAAGGGTGTGCAGGTGGCCAGGGTCCAAGCCGATGACGCGGGTGTGGTCACCACACCCGGGTTGTCCCCCGGCAACTACACCGCAATCGTCACCGCGCTCGGTTACCAGCCGCTTGCCCGCACCGCTGTGGTGCCGCAGGGCCGAGTGGCGGAGCTGGGCGTGCTGCATCTGGAACGTGTGGGTGGGGCAGACCTGCCTGCCGCGGGGGTGTGGCGGATCGATCCCGTGCACTCATCGATCCGGGCGACCGTGCAGCATCTCGGGATCGGCAGCATTCACGGGCGGCTCAACGAGTTCGGCGGTGAGGTCCGGGTGGGCGATCCGATCGAGTCGTCGAATGTCGACGTGCGTATCGAGGCGGCCAGTGTGGACACCGCCAACGCCGCGCGGGACGAGCACCTGCGCAATGCGGACTTCCTGGATGTGGAGCGGTATCCGACCATCACCTTCGTCTCGACCGGTTTGACTCCGCGCGGCGACAACAGGTGGGACCTCGATGGTGAGCTGACCTTGTGCGGGGTGACCCGGCAGGTGCGGCTCGATACCCGGTTCACCGGGGTCGGGTCCGACCCGTGGGGAGGTACTCGCGCCTCGGCCACCGCCACGACGCGGCTGCGCCGTGATGATTTCGCGATGAACTTCAACCAGGCGCTCAGTACGGGGATCGCGGCGATCGGCACGACCCTGCGGATCGATATCGACATTCAAGCCGTCCACCAGGAGTGA
- the clpB gene encoding ATP-dependent chaperone ClpB, whose protein sequence is MDAFNPTTKTQQAISSAAQAATVAGNPEVVPAHLLGALLAQGDGLTAPLLSAVGADPAQVRSELDQLANALPAASGSTVSTPQLSREGVKALTHGQRLATEMGDEYVSTEHLLVGLAAEGGQIADLLRRHGATPEALTDAFTKVRGSARVTSPDPEGTYQALEKYGQDLTERARSGDLDPVIGRDAEIRRVVQVLSRRTKNNPVLIGEPGVGKTAIAEGLAQRIVAGDVPESLRNKRVVALDLGSMVAGAKYRGEFEERLKAVLKEITDSAGQIITFIDELHTIVGAGATGEGAMDAGNMIKPMLARGELRMVGATTLDEYRKHIETDAALERRFQQVLVGEPSPEDTVGILRGLKERYEVHHGVRITDGALVSAATLSDRYITDRYLPDKAIDLVDEAASRLRMEIDSRPVEIDEVERAVRRLEIEEMALSKESDAASLERLATLRAELADRRERLSELTARWQGEKESIDRVRDLKSRLEQVRGESERAERDGDLGKAAELRYGRIPTLEKELDAATESQSEHKAMLQEEVTPDDVADVVSAWTGIPAGRLLEGETAKLLRMEDAVGARVVGQAEAVRAVSDAVRRARAGVADPDRPTGSFLFLGPTGVGKTELAKALAEFLFDDERAMVRIDMSEYSEKHSVARLVGAPPGYVGYDQGGQLTEAVRRRPYSVVLLDEVEKAHSDVFDILLQALDDGRLTDGHGRTVDFRNTILVLTSNLGSQAIADPNLSERERDEAVMAVVRGQFKPEFLNRLDSSVVFHSLSTEELTAIVDIQVDRLARRLSDRRLTLDVQPAARDWLALNGFDPVFGARPLRRLVESAIGDQLARKLLAGEIRDGDKVTVDVTDDNSELAVTAA, encoded by the coding sequence ATGGACGCTTTCAACCCGACCACGAAGACCCAGCAGGCGATCTCCTCGGCCGCGCAGGCCGCGACGGTCGCCGGTAACCCCGAGGTCGTACCGGCACACCTGCTCGGCGCTTTGCTCGCGCAGGGCGACGGGCTGACCGCGCCGCTGCTGTCGGCCGTGGGCGCCGATCCGGCACAGGTACGCAGCGAACTCGACCAGCTCGCCAACGCCCTTCCCGCCGCGAGCGGCTCGACCGTCTCGACGCCCCAGCTGTCCCGGGAGGGCGTCAAGGCACTCACCCACGGCCAGCGGCTGGCCACCGAGATGGGCGACGAGTACGTCTCCACCGAGCACCTGCTGGTGGGGCTGGCAGCCGAGGGCGGTCAGATCGCCGATCTGCTGCGCAGGCACGGTGCGACTCCCGAGGCGCTCACCGATGCCTTCACGAAGGTGCGTGGGTCGGCACGCGTGACGAGCCCGGATCCCGAGGGCACCTACCAGGCACTGGAGAAGTACGGCCAGGACCTCACCGAACGCGCCCGCTCCGGTGACCTCGACCCCGTGATCGGGCGCGACGCGGAGATCCGGCGTGTCGTACAGGTGCTGTCCCGACGCACCAAGAACAACCCCGTCCTGATCGGTGAACCCGGTGTCGGCAAGACGGCCATCGCGGAGGGGCTGGCCCAGCGCATCGTCGCGGGCGACGTCCCGGAATCGCTGCGGAACAAGCGGGTCGTGGCCCTGGATCTCGGATCGATGGTCGCGGGCGCGAAGTACCGGGGCGAGTTCGAGGAGCGCCTCAAAGCCGTTCTCAAGGAGATCACCGACTCGGCGGGGCAGATCATCACCTTCATCGACGAGCTGCACACCATCGTCGGCGCGGGTGCCACCGGGGAAGGTGCGATGGATGCGGGGAACATGATCAAGCCGATGCTGGCGCGCGGTGAGCTGCGCATGGTCGGCGCGACCACCCTCGACGAGTACCGCAAGCACATCGAGACGGACGCGGCCCTGGAACGTCGCTTCCAGCAGGTCCTCGTCGGCGAGCCGTCCCCGGAGGACACCGTCGGGATCCTGCGTGGCCTCAAGGAGCGCTACGAGGTGCACCACGGCGTGCGCATCACCGATGGCGCGCTCGTGTCGGCAGCGACGCTGTCCGACCGCTACATCACCGACCGGTACCTGCCGGACAAGGCGATCGACCTGGTGGACGAGGCCGCCTCCCGGCTGCGGATGGAGATCGACTCCCGTCCGGTGGAGATCGACGAGGTCGAACGTGCGGTGCGGCGCCTGGAGATCGAGGAGATGGCGCTGTCCAAGGAGAGCGATGCGGCGTCGCTGGAACGGCTGGCCACGCTGCGTGCCGAGCTCGCCGACCGTCGTGAGCGCCTGTCCGAGCTCACCGCACGGTGGCAGGGTGAGAAGGAGTCCATCGACCGGGTCCGCGACCTCAAGAGCAGGCTCGAACAGGTGCGCGGCGAGTCCGAGCGCGCCGAGCGTGATGGTGACCTCGGCAAAGCGGCGGAGCTGCGCTACGGCCGGATTCCGACCTTGGAGAAGGAGCTCGACGCGGCCACCGAGTCGCAGAGCGAGCACAAGGCGATGCTGCAGGAGGAGGTCACGCCCGACGACGTCGCCGACGTGGTCAGTGCGTGGACCGGTATACCCGCCGGGCGACTGCTGGAGGGAGAGACGGCCAAGCTGCTGCGGATGGAGGATGCCGTCGGTGCGCGCGTCGTCGGCCAGGCCGAGGCGGTGCGGGCGGTTTCCGACGCGGTGCGTCGTGCGCGCGCCGGTGTTGCCGACCCCGACCGGCCCACCGGTTCCTTCCTGTTCCTCGGACCGACCGGTGTCGGCAAGACGGAACTGGCCAAGGCACTGGCGGAGTTCCTGTTCGACGACGAGCGCGCGATGGTCCGGATCGACATGAGCGAGTACTCCGAGAAGCACTCGGTGGCCCGCCTGGTCGGTGCTCCGCCCGGCTATGTCGGCTACGACCAGGGTGGTCAACTGACCGAGGCGGTGCGCAGGCGCCCGTACTCGGTGGTGCTGCTCGACGAGGTCGAAAAGGCCCACTCGGACGTGTTCGACATCCTGCTGCAGGCGCTCGACGACGGTCGGCTCACCGATGGACACGGCCGCACGGTGGACTTCCGCAACACCATCCTGGTACTCACCTCCAACCTGGGATCCCAGGCGATCGCGGATCCGAACCTGTCCGAACGGGAGCGGGACGAGGCCGTGATGGCAGTGGTGCGCGGGCAGTTCAAGCCGGAGTTCCTCAACCGGCTGGACAGCTCCGTGGTGTTCCACTCGCTGTCCACGGAGGAGCTGACGGCCATCGTGGACATCCAGGTCGACCGGCTCGCCCGCAGGCTCTCCGACAGGCGGCTCACACTCGACGTGCAGCCGGCGGCGCGGGACTGGCTCGCGCTCAACGGGTTCGATCCGGTCTTCGGCGCGCGCCCGCTGCGGCGGTTGGTGGAGTCGGCCATCGGGGACCAGCTCGCGCGCAAGCTGCTGGCCGGGGAGATCCGCGACGGCGACAAGGTGACCGTGGACGTCACCGACGACAATTCCGAGCTCGCGGTCACTGCCGCGTGA